In the Adlercreutzia equolifaciens DSM 19450 genome, one interval contains:
- a CDS encoding DUF1648 domain-containing protein translates to MSVTSPAIPLLGLLTLVVPLMGVLMALTPYLMPKRECFAVTVPDDAARDPYLRRLKRTYLAIMLALAAAATIACAAALALDPEHAFVATLVVAALVLCVGGYALMLYFRAKVQCYKKAQGWVAEECRSAGFIGDEPFPKPLSLSWDLLYVPVILITLAMGIVGYPAMPDKVPLHMDLAGKVTEWADKSPGIVAFPVLFVALIAVCLTVAHWVILRSKKGSDPAMPAASAWAYGMFARSQSVMLIGMGLLVSLLGPVIQLTFLGVLSMAQALVPIGVVVAVILVASTAVSLVYGQNGSRLLARVSADGRGGAMPRDNDRYWKGGIFYVNPDDPALFLPERFGIGWTINLGRPAAWAFVVGFALVIAGFIAASLLLT, encoded by the coding sequence ATGAGCGTGACGTCTCCCGCAATTCCTCTTCTCGGGCTTTTGACCCTCGTCGTTCCCCTCATGGGCGTGCTCATGGCGCTCACGCCCTACCTCATGCCGAAGCGCGAGTGCTTTGCCGTCACGGTGCCCGACGATGCGGCGCGCGATCCTTATCTGCGCCGCCTGAAACGCACCTATCTTGCGATCATGCTGGCGCTTGCGGCGGCGGCAACGATTGCGTGCGCGGCAGCCCTTGCGCTCGATCCCGAGCACGCCTTCGTCGCGACGCTGGTCGTGGCCGCCCTCGTCCTGTGCGTGGGCGGCTACGCCCTCATGCTGTATTTCCGCGCGAAGGTGCAGTGCTACAAAAAGGCTCAGGGCTGGGTGGCCGAGGAGTGCCGCAGCGCGGGATTTATCGGCGACGAGCCCTTCCCGAAGCCTTTGTCTCTCTCCTGGGATCTGCTGTACGTGCCCGTGATCCTCATTACGCTGGCCATGGGCATCGTGGGCTATCCCGCCATGCCCGACAAGGTGCCCCTGCACATGGATTTGGCGGGGAAGGTGACCGAGTGGGCCGACAAGTCGCCGGGCATCGTCGCGTTTCCCGTGCTGTTCGTGGCGCTCATCGCCGTATGCCTCACCGTGGCTCATTGGGTGATTCTGCGATCGAAAAAGGGCAGCGACCCCGCCATGCCGGCGGCGAGCGCCTGGGCCTACGGCATGTTCGCCCGCTCTCAGAGCGTGATGCTCATCGGCATGGGTCTGCTCGTGAGCTTGCTGGGACCCGTCATCCAGCTGACGTTTCTCGGCGTGCTTTCCATGGCCCAGGCCTTGGTGCCCATTGGGGTCGTGGTGGCGGTCATACTGGTGGCGAGCACCGCGGTGAGTCTCGTGTACGGCCAGAACGGCAGCCGCCTGCTCGCCCGGGTGAGCGCCGACGGGCGCGGCGGCGCCATGCCGCGCGACAACGACCGATATTGGAAGGGCGGCATCTTCTACGTGAACCCCGACGACCCGGCGCTGTTTCTGCCCGAACGCTTCGGTATCGGTTGGACGATCAATTTGGGGCGCCCCGCAGCGTGGGCTTTTGTGGTAGGCTTCGCTCTGGTGATCGCGGGATTCATCGCGGCGTCGCTTCTGCTCACCTAA
- a CDS encoding GntR family transcriptional regulator, whose protein sequence is MLITIDAAAPEPLYLQIRNQIVAGIATGQLEPGQSLPSVRSLASDLGINLHTVNKAYAVLRDEGYVRMRGRAGAVIADPAAADRADADASAQVKMEDDLFKLALAFRARGGARGQFLEAAAAQAARAYGVMEDAEAAPRPTRKKKAAGGSSVAAAGAGASSVAGAAAAAGEAVVPQ, encoded by the coding sequence ATGCTCATCACCATCGATGCTGCGGCCCCAGAGCCGCTCTACCTGCAGATACGCAACCAGATTGTGGCCGGCATCGCCACCGGGCAGCTGGAGCCGGGCCAGTCGCTGCCTTCGGTGCGCTCTCTGGCGAGCGACTTGGGCATCAACCTACACACGGTGAACAAGGCCTACGCGGTGCTGCGCGACGAGGGCTACGTGCGCATGCGCGGTCGCGCCGGGGCGGTGATCGCCGATCCGGCCGCCGCCGATCGCGCTGACGCCGATGCATCGGCCCAAGTGAAGATGGAGGATGACCTCTTCAAGCTGGCCTTGGCCTTCCGAGCCCGGGGCGGCGCGCGCGGCCAGTTTCTGGAAGCGGCCGCCGCTCAGGCCGCCCGCGCCTACGGGGTGATGGAAGATGCCGAGGCCGCCCCGCGCCCGACGCGGAAGAAGAAGGCTGCCGGTGGGTCGTCGGTGGCGGCCGCGGGTGCAGGCGCGTCGTCGGTGGCAGGTGCGGCTGCAGCCGCGGGCGAGGCGGTGGTGCCCCAATGA
- a CDS encoding CPBP family intramembrane glutamic endopeptidase, with the protein MKRALVFLAITFGITYAYDFLVVYPIAQGTAPYASEFLSPDLAYMVAVALTMFFPALGVVLTRLVTREGFRNCVLKPRPWRQSLPWFAVAWFGPLLFVIAGAVVYFLAFPDDFDPNMTSFFAAQREAAAASGADGATLAAVDASAANPPLFALILLGQCAIAPALNLVTTFGEEWGWRGYLMPKLATRLSIVPTMLVTGIIWGLWHAPVVALGHNYGTGYPGEPFGGIAAMCAWCTVLAIFLSYVTIRTGSTFAAAIGHGAVNGTTNGVTLFSLSGGNPFVGPLCTGIVGGLPLLVVAAAMLWNMRRREKAGTLHIPEAGLPDGMRRSRR; encoded by the coding sequence ATGAAACGCGCCCTTGTCTTTCTCGCCATCACCTTCGGCATCACCTACGCCTACGACTTTCTCGTGGTGTACCCCATCGCCCAAGGCACCGCCCCCTACGCGAGCGAGTTCCTCTCGCCCGACCTCGCCTACATGGTCGCCGTGGCGCTCACCATGTTCTTCCCCGCCCTGGGCGTGGTGCTCACGCGCCTGGTGACGCGCGAGGGGTTCCGCAACTGCGTGCTGAAACCTCGGCCATGGCGACAATCGCTGCCCTGGTTCGCTGTGGCGTGGTTCGGCCCGCTTCTGTTCGTGATCGCTGGGGCCGTCGTGTACTTCCTCGCCTTCCCCGACGACTTCGACCCGAACATGACCTCCTTCTTCGCCGCCCAACGCGAGGCCGCCGCCGCAAGCGGTGCCGACGGGGCCACCCTGGCCGCCGTCGATGCATCGGCCGCCAACCCGCCCCTGTTCGCCCTCATCCTGCTCGGCCAGTGCGCCATCGCGCCGGCGCTCAACCTCGTCACCACCTTCGGCGAGGAATGGGGCTGGCGCGGCTACTTGATGCCGAAGCTGGCCACGCGACTTTCCATTGTGCCGACGATGCTGGTCACCGGCATTATTTGGGGACTGTGGCACGCGCCCGTGGTGGCCCTCGGGCACAACTATGGCACGGGGTACCCTGGCGAGCCTTTCGGCGGCATTGCGGCCATGTGCGCCTGGTGCACCGTGCTCGCCATCTTCCTCAGCTACGTGACCATCCGCACCGGCTCCACGTTTGCCGCGGCCATCGGGCACGGGGCCGTGAACGGCACGACTAACGGCGTGACGCTGTTCTCGCTTTCGGGCGGCAACCCCTTCGTGGGGCCCTTGTGCACGGGTATCGTGGGCGGCCTTCCGCTTCTGGTCGTAGCCGCGGCCATGCTGTGGAACATGCGCCGCCGCGAGAAAGCCGGAACGCTGCACATCCCCGAAGCCGGCCTCCCCGACGGCATGCGCCGGAGCCGTCGCTAG
- the crcB gene encoding fluoride efflux transporter CrcB has translation MTGLLCVGAGGALGAMGRYSLGLIPLGGELPLMTLLINFLGSVAIGAIVETSELAAGALSREAVLFLKVGLCGGFTTFSTFSLETLELIEGGQYAIAGAYALVSVVLCVAGVLVGKVLARALMPTG, from the coding sequence ATGACGGGGCTTCTATGCGTGGGAGCGGGCGGCGCGCTGGGTGCCATGGGACGCTACAGCCTGGGACTCATCCCGCTGGGAGGCGAGCTACCGCTCATGACGCTGCTCATCAACTTCCTGGGGTCGGTGGCCATAGGGGCCATCGTGGAGACCTCCGAGCTGGCCGCCGGCGCCCTTTCCCGCGAGGCGGTGCTGTTTTTGAAGGTGGGCCTATGCGGCGGATTCACGACGTTCTCCACCTTCTCGCTGGAGACCCTCGAGCTCATCGAGGGCGGCCAATACGCCATCGCCGGCGCCTACGCCCTGGTCAGCGTCGTTTTGTGCGTCGCCGGCGTGCTGGTCGGAAAGGTGCTCGCTCGCGCGCTCATGCCGACAGGCTAG
- a CDS encoding MOSC domain-containing protein → MGVIKAVCTSDIKGIQKTEQAAIELRPNWGIEGDAHAAPWHRQVSLLSFEQIEAFKNRGAEVGNGAFGENIIVEGFDLKSLPVGTRFTCNDVVLELTQIGKQCHAHCAIYHQMGDCIMPREGVFCKVLAGGTIAPGDLIEIA, encoded by the coding sequence ATGGGCGTGATCAAAGCCGTATGCACGAGCGATATCAAGGGAATCCAGAAAACCGAGCAAGCCGCCATCGAGCTTAGGCCCAACTGGGGCATCGAGGGCGACGCCCACGCTGCCCCGTGGCACCGCCAGGTGAGCCTTCTGTCCTTTGAGCAGATCGAGGCATTCAAGAATCGGGGCGCCGAAGTGGGCAACGGGGCGTTCGGCGAGAACATCATCGTCGAGGGCTTCGACCTGAAGAGCCTTCCTGTCGGCACGCGCTTCACCTGCAACGACGTGGTGCTGGAGCTGACCCAAATCGGCAAACAGTGCCACGCCCATTGCGCCATCTACCACCAGATGGGCGACTGCATCATGCCCCGGGAGGGCGTCTTTTGCAAAGTGCTCGCCGGCGGCACCATCGCCCCCGGCGACCTTATCGAGATCGCATAG
- a CDS encoding carboxymuconolactone decarboxylase family protein, with amino-acid sequence MPKVVQTAGRDALGTFAPQFAALNDDVLFGEVWSNDDLTLKMRSILTVTTLVAKGMADTSFEHHVANAKKNGVSAREMAAILTHVAFYAGWPNAWAAFRVVLKVYAEDPLDLENPEAHGGIFGLGNPNDAYAQYFTGQSYLNPLTDPEKTQFIANVTFEPSCRNNWHIHHAAEGGGQILLVTDGEGWYQEWGQPARKIVAGDVVYIPVNVKHWHGATADRWMSHVAFEAPGTDCSNEWCEPVTDEEYAALS; translated from the coding sequence ATGCCCAAAGTAGTACAGACCGCCGGCCGCGATGCGCTCGGCACCTTCGCGCCCCAATTTGCCGCCTTGAACGACGATGTGCTGTTCGGCGAGGTGTGGAGCAACGACGACCTCACCCTGAAGATGCGCTCCATCCTCACTGTGACCACGCTCGTCGCCAAGGGAATGGCCGACACGTCCTTCGAGCACCACGTGGCCAACGCCAAGAAGAACGGCGTTTCGGCCCGCGAGATGGCCGCCATCCTCACCCACGTGGCCTTCTACGCCGGCTGGCCCAACGCCTGGGCCGCCTTCCGCGTGGTGCTGAAAGTGTACGCCGAAGACCCGCTGGATCTTGAGAACCCCGAAGCCCACGGCGGTATCTTCGGCCTGGGCAATCCCAACGACGCCTACGCGCAGTACTTCACGGGTCAGTCCTACCTGAACCCGTTGACCGACCCGGAAAAGACCCAATTCATCGCCAACGTCACCTTCGAGCCGAGCTGCCGTAACAACTGGCACATCCACCACGCGGCCGAAGGCGGCGGCCAAATTCTGCTCGTCACCGACGGCGAGGGCTGGTACCAGGAGTGGGGACAGCCCGCCCGCAAGATCGTCGCGGGTGATGTGGTGTACATCCCGGTCAACGTGAAGCACTGGCACGGTGCCACCGCCGACCGTTGGATGAGCCACGTGGCCTTCGAGGCCCCGGGCACCGACTGTTCCAACGAGTGGTGCGAGCCCGTCACCGACGAAGAGTACGCCGCCCTTTCGTAA
- a CDS encoding SLC13 family permease, whose protein sequence is MRISATTPAAFLREHAVLVVAAVAAAASALAVPPDEAYLGYFDWKTLGCLFCVLAVASALRLMGAFDRAARAVIARFRRPGPLALALVLTTAALSCVATNDMALIMMLPLSAATLMGANLPRLVTPVFVLQSLAANLCGMIVPFGNPQNLYLYSYYGLGLGDFLAAMALPFALSTAGIVACTWWLCGQSNGGSDRDDTRSLAAPMPLSRRRLAIYGALVALTLLAVFRIVPVAAAVAVVAAALAALDRRALAAVDWGLLATFACFFVFAGNMARVPEVSAWLSPLMADHGLLVSAGLSQIISNVPAAVLLSHFTGAWQPLLVGVNIGGAGTLVGSLASLITLQHFTSVRKIFPRAAALPELSTGRFLVLFSVLNFAFLALLLIACGMTFSF, encoded by the coding sequence TTGCGTATCTCCGCCACCACTCCTGCTGCCTTTCTACGCGAGCACGCCGTGCTCGTCGTGGCGGCGGTGGCGGCTGCGGCTTCCGCCCTGGCGGTACCGCCCGACGAGGCTTATCTGGGGTATTTCGATTGGAAGACACTTGGATGCCTGTTCTGCGTGCTGGCCGTGGCGAGCGCCCTGCGGCTCATGGGCGCCTTCGACCGGGCGGCCCGCGCCGTCATCGCACGGTTTCGCAGGCCTGGGCCCCTCGCGCTGGCCCTCGTGCTCACGACGGCCGCGCTCTCGTGCGTGGCAACCAACGACATGGCCCTCATCATGATGCTGCCGCTTTCGGCGGCCACCCTTATGGGCGCGAACCTCCCCCGTCTCGTGACTCCCGTGTTCGTGCTGCAGAGCCTGGCTGCGAACCTCTGCGGCATGATCGTTCCCTTCGGCAACCCGCAGAACCTCTACCTCTATTCCTATTACGGGCTCGGCCTCGGCGATTTCCTGGCCGCTATGGCACTGCCCTTCGCGCTGTCGACCGCCGGCATCGTCGCTTGCACCTGGTGGCTGTGCGGTCAGTCGAACGGCGGCAGTGACCGAGACGATACGCGCAGTCTCGCCGCGCCGATGCCGCTCAGCCGACGGCGCCTGGCAATCTACGGAGCGCTTGTCGCCCTCACTTTGCTGGCCGTATTCCGCATCGTGCCCGTCGCCGCCGCCGTCGCCGTCGTAGCCGCCGCGCTCGCCGCCCTCGACCGGCGCGCCTTGGCCGCCGTGGACTGGGGCCTGCTCGCCACCTTCGCCTGCTTCTTCGTATTCGCGGGCAACATGGCGCGCGTGCCGGAGGTGTCCGCATGGCTCTCGCCCCTCATGGCCGATCACGGCCTGCTCGTGAGCGCCGGCTTAAGCCAGATCATCAGCAACGTGCCCGCCGCTGTGCTGCTCTCCCACTTCACGGGCGCATGGCAGCCCCTGCTCGTCGGCGTGAACATCGGAGGCGCCGGCACGCTCGTCGGCTCACTTGCGAGCCTCATCACGCTGCAGCACTTCACCAGCGTGCGCAAAATCTTCCCTCGAGCGGCCGCACTGCCCGAGCTATCCACCGGTCGCTTTCTCGTCCTGTTCAGCGTGTTGAACTTCGCCTTCCTGGCCCTTCTCTTGATCGCTTGCGGAATGACCTTCTCTTTCTAG